From one Bordetella genomosp. 9 genomic stretch:
- a CDS encoding MlaC/ttg2D family ABC transporter substrate-binding protein yields the protein MRFYPLSLLQRLCVTGLFGLLGLALAGQAQSAPNPKDPPEKLVQETANQTLQVLKTDGGVRNGNLGRVNEVVNQYILPYVDFEKTTRLAAGRYWRQATPQQRTALAEAFKGTLVRTYSGALSRVDNGTNIKVTGSNIDGTDAVVRSTINQSNGQSVGVDYRLEQTANGWKIYDLNVEGIWLIQNYRNQFAQEINQNGIDGLIKALNQRNAQ from the coding sequence ATGCGGTTTTACCCCCTTTCCCTGTTGCAACGCCTTTGCGTGACCGGCTTGTTCGGCCTGCTGGGCCTGGCCCTGGCCGGCCAGGCGCAGTCCGCGCCGAATCCGAAGGACCCGCCCGAAAAGCTGGTGCAGGAAACCGCCAACCAGACCCTGCAGGTGCTGAAGACCGACGGCGGCGTCAGGAATGGCAACCTGGGCCGGGTCAACGAGGTCGTGAACCAGTACATCCTGCCCTACGTGGACTTCGAAAAGACCACCCGCCTGGCGGCCGGCCGCTACTGGCGCCAGGCGACGCCGCAGCAGCGTACCGCGCTGGCCGAGGCCTTCAAGGGCACGCTGGTGCGCACCTACAGCGGCGCGCTGTCTCGCGTGGACAACGGCACCAACATCAAGGTGACCGGTTCGAACATCGACGGCACGGACGCGGTCGTGCGCAGCACGATCAACCAGTCGAACGGCCAGTCGGTGGGCGTGGACTACCGGCTCGAGCAGACGGCCAACGGCTGGAAGATCTACGACCTGAACGTCGAAGGCATCTGGCTGATCCAGAACTATCGCAACCAGTTCGCGCAGGAAATCAACCAGAACGGCATCGACGGGCTGATCAAGGCGCTGAACCAGCGCAACGCGCAGTAA
- a CDS encoding MlaA family lipoprotein, with translation MKKNTLTRIFAMAAAGAGLAGCATVQNPDPRDPWEGFNRGVYTFNDKVDRAVLRPIAVGYTTVTPQPVQSCIHNIFNNVADIWAAANSMLQGRGTDAINTFGRFLFNTTMGVGGCFDVATANGAKRIPNDFGTTLGVWGIGQGPYMVLPFWGSSTIRDTAGLAGDFVGNQWTSVGAIDNVPVRNSLYGLWVVDRRASLLDATDTVDRVALDPYSFVRDAYLQRRAAMVLGRKANSDSNLPNYDDEDDGAAPAGAGATPAPAAPGIGGAGAGSTTPAPAPKRQ, from the coding sequence ATGAAAAAGAACACCCTGACCCGCATTTTCGCCATGGCCGCCGCAGGCGCGGGCCTGGCAGGCTGCGCCACCGTGCAGAACCCGGATCCGCGGGATCCGTGGGAAGGCTTCAACCGGGGCGTCTATACCTTCAACGACAAGGTCGACCGTGCCGTACTGCGCCCCATCGCCGTGGGCTATACGACGGTCACGCCGCAGCCGGTGCAGAGCTGCATCCACAACATCTTCAATAACGTCGCCGATATCTGGGCGGCGGCCAACAGCATGCTGCAGGGCCGCGGCACCGATGCCATCAATACCTTCGGCCGCTTCCTGTTCAACACCACCATGGGCGTGGGCGGCTGCTTCGACGTCGCCACGGCCAACGGCGCCAAGCGCATTCCCAACGACTTCGGCACCACGCTGGGCGTCTGGGGCATCGGCCAGGGACCCTACATGGTGCTGCCGTTCTGGGGCTCCAGCACCATCCGCGACACCGCCGGCCTGGCGGGCGACTTCGTCGGCAACCAATGGACCAGCGTCGGCGCCATCGACAACGTCCCCGTGCGCAACTCGCTGTACGGCCTGTGGGTGGTCGACCGCCGCGCCAGCCTGCTGGACGCAACCGACACGGTGGACCGCGTCGCCCTGGATCCCTACAGCTTCGTCCGCGATGCCTATCTGCAACGGCGCGCCGCGATGGTGCTCGGGCGCAAGGCGAACAGCGACAGCAACCTGCCCAATTACGATGACGAAGACGACGGCGCCGCTCCCGCCGGGGCAGGCGCCACGCCGGCGCCCGCCGCCCCGGGCATAGGCGGTGCGGGTGCGGGCAGCACCACGCCGGCCCCGGCGCCCAAGCGCCAGTAA
- the mlaD gene encoding outer membrane lipid asymmetry maintenance protein MlaD, which translates to MSRQKTDFWVGLFVLLGAAALVFLALRAGNLSAFSFAPTYDVTAQFDNIGGLKERAAVKSAGVVVGRVSHIRFDDKNFQAVVTLSLDSDFKFPKDSSAAILTAGLLGEQYIGLTAGGDDADFANGDKIRYTQSAVVLENLISQFLYGTAEKQGSAPAGGGSAPPAQPQAQPQSH; encoded by the coding sequence ATGTCACGTCAAAAAACCGATTTCTGGGTAGGCCTGTTCGTGCTGCTCGGCGCCGCGGCCCTGGTCTTCCTGGCGTTGCGCGCCGGCAACCTCAGCGCTTTTTCCTTCGCGCCCACCTACGATGTGACGGCGCAGTTCGACAATATCGGCGGCCTGAAGGAACGCGCGGCGGTCAAGAGCGCCGGCGTCGTGGTCGGCCGCGTCAGCCACATCCGTTTCGACGACAAGAACTTCCAGGCGGTAGTCACCCTGAGCCTGGATTCGGATTTCAAATTCCCCAAGGATTCATCGGCGGCCATCCTGACGGCGGGCCTCCTGGGCGAGCAATACATCGGGCTGACCGCGGGCGGCGACGACGCGGACTTTGCGAACGGCGACAAAATCCGTTATACCCAGAGCGCGGTCGTTCTGGAAAACCTGATCAGCCAGTTCCTTTACGGAACGGCGGAAAAGCAGGGATCCGCGCCCGCTGGAGGGGGATCCGCGCCGCCGGCGCAACCGCAGGCTCAACCGCAATCCCATTGA
- the mlaE gene encoding lipid asymmetry maintenance ABC transporter permease subunit MlaE, producing the protein MSDSSAGSANPVSRLGGWVIDLIGGIGYFTRFFGALLAKSGIALRRPRLVSQQVHFIGNYSLVIIAVSGMFVGFVLGLQGYYTLRRYGSEESLGLLVALSLVRELGPVVTALLFAGRAGTSLTAEIGLMKAGEQLAAMEVMAVDPMRRVLVPRLWGGIIAMPILAAVFSMVGIMGGWLVGVVMIGVDAGAFWSQMQGGVDVWNDVANGVLKSIVFGVAVTLVALYEGWQARPTPEGVARATTRTVVVGSLAVLALDFLLTALMFGN; encoded by the coding sequence ATGAGCGATTCCAGCGCCGGCTCCGCCAATCCGGTCAGCCGCCTGGGCGGCTGGGTCATCGACCTGATCGGCGGCATCGGCTACTTCACCCGGTTTTTCGGCGCGCTGCTGGCCAAGAGCGGCATCGCGCTGCGCCGCCCGCGGCTGGTGTCGCAGCAGGTGCACTTCATCGGCAATTATTCGCTGGTCATCATCGCCGTCTCCGGCATGTTCGTCGGCTTCGTGCTGGGCCTGCAGGGCTACTACACCCTGCGGCGCTATGGCTCGGAAGAATCGCTCGGCCTGCTGGTGGCCCTGTCGCTGGTCCGCGAACTGGGTCCGGTGGTGACGGCGCTGCTGTTCGCCGGCCGCGCCGGGACCTCGCTGACGGCGGAAATCGGCCTGATGAAGGCCGGCGAACAGCTGGCCGCGATGGAAGTCATGGCCGTCGACCCCATGCGCCGCGTGCTGGTGCCGCGCCTGTGGGGCGGCATCATCGCCATGCCCATCCTGGCCGCCGTATTCTCGATGGTGGGCATCATGGGCGGCTGGCTGGTCGGCGTGGTCATGATAGGGGTCGATGCCGGCGCGTTCTGGTCGCAGATGCAGGGCGGCGTCGACGTATGGAACGATGTCGCCAACGGCGTGCTGAAAAGCATCGTCTTCGGCGTGGCGGTGACGCTGGTGGCGCTCTACGAAGGGTGGCAGGCAAGGCCGACGCCGGAAGGCGTGGCACGCGCCACCACCCGCACCGTGGTGGTAGGTTCGCTGGCGGTGCTGGCGCTGGACTTCCTCCTCACCGCCTTGATGTTCGGCAACTGA
- a CDS encoding ABC transporter ATP-binding protein: MPTDSDTRRGSALQFTDVSLGYGDFTVLQGISMSVTAGQVVAVMGGSGSGKTTMLRAATGQLLARAGTVRVFGQDMSQVSPAELEGLRKRMGVLFQQGALFTDLDVFENVAFPLREHTRYGEAEILERVLDKLHAVGLRAAAHLKVSEISGGMARRVALARAIVLEPELILYDEPFAGLDPISMGITARLIRDLSDRLKCASVLITHDVQESFSIADQVYLVGQGRLVASGTPDALSASTDPYVRQFLGGEPDGPVAFHYPDTPAFDRWLARQEGRKP, encoded by the coding sequence ATGCCGACCGACTCAGATACCCGCCGCGGCTCCGCCTTGCAGTTCACCGACGTTTCCCTGGGATATGGGGACTTCACGGTACTGCAGGGCATCTCCATGAGCGTCACCGCCGGGCAGGTGGTCGCGGTCATGGGCGGTTCCGGCTCGGGCAAGACCACCATGCTGCGGGCCGCCACCGGCCAATTGCTGGCGCGCGCGGGCACCGTTCGCGTGTTCGGGCAGGACATGAGCCAGGTCTCGCCGGCGGAACTGGAAGGCCTGCGCAAGCGCATGGGCGTGCTGTTCCAGCAGGGCGCGCTGTTCACCGACCTGGACGTCTTCGAAAACGTCGCCTTCCCGCTGCGCGAGCACACCCGCTACGGCGAAGCGGAAATCCTCGAACGCGTCCTGGACAAACTGCATGCCGTCGGCCTGCGCGCCGCCGCGCACCTGAAGGTATCGGAAATCTCGGGCGGCATGGCCCGGCGCGTCGCCCTGGCGCGCGCCATCGTGCTGGAACCCGAGCTGATCCTGTATGACGAGCCCTTTGCCGGACTCGACCCCATTTCCATGGGCATCACGGCGCGGCTGATCCGCGACCTGTCCGATCGCCTGAAATGCGCGTCCGTGCTGATCACGCACGACGTGCAGGAATCCTTCAGCATCGCCGACCAGGTGTACCTGGTCGGACAGGGCCGCCTGGTGGCCTCCGGCACGCCCGACGCCTTGTCGGCATCCACCGATCCCTACGTCCGGCAGTTCCTGGGCGGCGAGCCTGACGGCCCGGTGGCTTTCCACTATCCGGACACGCCGGCCTTCGACCGCTGGCTCGCCCGACAAGAAGGACGCAAGCCATGA
- a CDS encoding chromate transporter — protein sequence MTGGAALWDLFTVFAPLSFLTVGGGQSVVADIHRQAVQAYAWMNDAQFLDLFALSRITPGPGSLLVTLVGWQVQGLLGALVASFAIFVPSTLLIYALAHVWQRYKGRVWIRAIETGLAPVAAGMILAASCTILRAAEGGAWAWAVAIASTLLLLRTRVSPFVLLGGGALVFLVALR from the coding sequence ATGACCGGCGGCGCCGCGCTCTGGGACCTGTTCACCGTGTTCGCGCCCCTGTCCTTCCTGACCGTGGGGGGCGGGCAGAGCGTGGTGGCCGACATCCATCGCCAGGCGGTGCAGGCCTATGCCTGGATGAACGACGCCCAGTTCCTGGACCTGTTCGCGCTGTCGCGCATCACGCCTGGCCCCGGCTCGCTCCTGGTCACCCTGGTCGGGTGGCAGGTCCAAGGCCTCCTGGGCGCGCTGGTGGCGTCGTTCGCCATCTTCGTGCCCAGCACCCTGCTCATCTATGCCCTGGCCCACGTGTGGCAGCGCTACAAGGGCCGCGTCTGGATCCGCGCCATCGAGACCGGCCTGGCCCCGGTCGCCGCCGGCATGATCCTGGCCGCCTCCTGCACCATCCTGCGGGCGGCGGAAGGGGGCGCCTGGGCCTGGGCCGTCGCCATCGCGTCGACCCTGCTGCTGCTGCGCACCCGGGTCAGCCCGTTCGTGCTGCTGGGCGGCGGCGCGCTGGTCTTTCTGGTGGCGCTGCGTTGA
- a CDS encoding chromate transporter: MVRPPAAPPDIAAPAQAPTLAQIFTAFAKIGLTSFGGGLSGWMLREFVQARRWLSETEFLSGLALAQAFPGVNVVNLSIWIGFRLRGGRGAFLAALGMIVPPMAVAIILAALFAELSRSSTVHVVLAGIAAAAVGLSLQMGLRAAYRAATGAVPILIMAGVFGAIFLAGLPLLWVVGAAAPLSILLAYLRLRRAGAES; this comes from the coding sequence ATCGTGCGCCCGCCCGCCGCTCCCCCCGACATCGCCGCGCCGGCCCAGGCGCCGACCCTGGCCCAGATTTTCACAGCTTTCGCCAAGATCGGCCTGACCAGCTTCGGCGGCGGGCTGAGCGGCTGGATGCTGCGGGAATTCGTGCAGGCGCGCCGCTGGCTGTCGGAGACGGAATTCCTGAGCGGCCTGGCGCTGGCCCAGGCCTTCCCCGGGGTCAACGTGGTGAACCTCTCCATATGGATAGGCTTTCGCCTGCGGGGCGGCCGCGGCGCCTTCCTGGCGGCGCTGGGCATGATCGTCCCGCCCATGGCCGTGGCCATCATCCTGGCCGCGCTGTTCGCCGAGCTTTCCCGTTCCTCCACCGTGCACGTGGTGCTGGCCGGCATCGCCGCCGCCGCGGTCGGCCTGTCCCTGCAGATGGGCCTGCGCGCGGCCTACCGGGCCGCCACCGGCGCCGTGCCCATCCTGATCATGGCCGGCGTGTTCGGCGCGATCTTCCTGGCCGGCCTGCCGCTCCTGTGGGTGGTGGGCGCGGCCGCGCCCCTGTCCATCCTGCTCGCGTATCTCAGGCTGCGCCGCGCCGGGGCGGAATCATGA
- a CDS encoding OmpW/AlkL family protein — MSRLIAHPRAAALAALLAAACALPTYAHEAGDVLFKVGVTQVRPKSDNGSVLNDSVDLDVNNSVRPSFTLTYMATRNIGVELLGAWPFEHDIRGSGGLGKIGSTKQLPPTLSLQWHFLPDSTIQPYVGIGVNYTHFFDTKSEGAISGSDLKLQDSWGVAAQLGVDVKFSERWFMTADVRYIDISSKVKLDGERIGTARINPWVATVGVGYRF; from the coding sequence GCACCCGCGCGCCGCCGCCCTTGCCGCCCTGCTTGCCGCCGCCTGCGCCCTGCCCACGTACGCGCACGAAGCCGGCGACGTGCTGTTCAAGGTCGGCGTGACGCAGGTACGCCCCAAGTCCGACAACGGCAGCGTCCTGAACGACAGTGTCGACCTGGACGTCAACAACAGCGTGCGTCCCAGCTTCACGCTGACCTATATGGCCACGCGCAACATCGGCGTCGAGCTGCTGGGCGCCTGGCCCTTCGAGCACGACATCCGCGGCAGCGGCGGACTGGGCAAGATCGGCTCCACCAAGCAGCTGCCGCCCACGCTGAGCCTGCAATGGCACTTCCTGCCGGACAGCACCATTCAGCCCTATGTCGGCATCGGGGTGAATTACACCCACTTCTTCGACACCAAGAGCGAAGGCGCCATCAGCGGCTCCGACCTGAAGCTGCAGGATTCCTGGGGCGTCGCCGCGCAACTGGGCGTGGACGTGAAGTTCAGCGAACGCTGGTTCATGACCGCCGACGTCCGCTATATCGACATCTCGTCCAAGGTAAAGCTGGACGGCGAGCGCATCGGCACCGCGCGCATCAATCCCTGGGTCGCCACGGTCGGCGTCGGTTATCGGTTCTAG